A single Perca flavescens isolate YP-PL-M2 chromosome 2, PFLA_1.0, whole genome shotgun sequence DNA region contains:
- the LOC114546544 gene encoding B-cell receptor CD22-like encodes MVIQGQYDLGVTYTSTQICAFKGSTVNISCSYTYQSRINDLVTKVEKRFWFTELGNGETVDLTTVSEYSGRVQYHSENKDCTLRISDLRERDSAEYKFRFTTNQGGKYIGSPGVTAGLQVQVSESPNQADLKCQSSCPLPGRPSYIWYKNGQNIQGQTSDYYSASFDPADIFSCAVRGHEDFPSPSVYGPKLPSVSVSPSAEIVEGSLVNLTCSSDANPAANYTWYKENEDSPKASGQIFTITDFRAEHSGNYYCVAQNRRGSQNSTLHLIVVAGNLTMIMNIIRLTVVVLMLIPLLLLSLWARQKKTLSSTTGPHEHVEIETLVLTMRTSQTLQHRQKTQRSRKTWCEVQSDAAEPEAGLT; translated from the exons atgg TGATACAGGGTCAGTATGACTTGGGAGTGACTTACACCTCTACTCAGATCTGTGCCTTCAAGGGATCAACAGTGAACATATCCTGCAGCTACACATACCAATCCAGAATAAATGACCTTGTTACCAAAGTTGAGAAAAGATTCTGGTTTACTGAATTAGGTAATGGTGAAACCGTGGACCTGACAACAGTCTCAGAGTATTCAGGTCGTGTGCAGTATCACTCTGAAAACAAGGACTGTACTCTGAGAATCtcagacctgagagagagagactcagctGAGTACAAGTTCAGGTTCACAACAAACCAAGGTGGGAAATATATTGGTTCACCTGGAGTCACTGCAG GTCTCCAGGTGCAGGTGAGCGAGTCTCCTAACCAGGCAGATCTGAAGTGTCAGAGCAGTTGTCCTCTACCTGGTCGTCCTTCCTACATCTGGTACAAGAATGGACAGAACATTCAGGGACAAACATCTGATTATTATTCAGCCTCCTTTGATCCTGCAGACATCTTTTCCTGTGCTGTAAGAGGACATGAGGACTTCCCCTCTCCTTCAGTGT ATGGTCCAAAGCTTccctctgtgtcagtgagtcCCTCTGCTGAGATAGTGGAGGGCAGTTTAGTGAATCTGACCTGTAGCAGTGATGCTAACCCAGCAGCTAACTACACCTGGTACAAGGAGAATGAAGACTCACCAAAAGCATCAGGACAGATCTTCACCATCACTGACTTCAGAGCTGAACACAGTGGGAATTATTACTGTGTAGCCCAGAACAGAAGAGGAAGTCAGAACTCCACCTTACATCTGATTGTTGTAGCAG GGAATTTAACAATGATAATGAATATCATCAGGCTGACTGTGGTGGTCCTGATGCTGATTCCTCTGCTGCTCCTGAGTCTGTGGGCGAG GCAGAAGAAAACTCTGAGCTCCACCACTGGACCACATGAACATGTAGAGATAGAG ACTCTTGTCCTGACTATGAGAACTTCTCAGACACTGCAGCACAGACAGAAGACCCAGAGGAGCAGGAAGACCTGGTGTGAAGTCCAGTCAG ATGCAGCTGAACCAGAGGCTGGACTCACCTGA